The Halotia branconii CENA392 region TATTCAGAGTACTCTGGACACATGGCATGACCCCTCAGTACCAGAAGACGAGAGGCAGATAGCACTCTTAACAGTGATGAAGCAGAGCGATCACCTGCAACACTTAAACAAGCTGCTTGGCAATATGAATCTGGAAGGAGTACCTGTACTAATAATTGATGATGAAGCAGACCAAGCAGGACTGAATAACAAAGTCAATCAAGGAGCGATGAGTACAATTTATCGTCACCTGATTGAGCTTCGACAACTGCTTCCTCACCATTCTTTCTTGCAATATACTGCAACACCACAAGCTCCATTGTTAATAAATATTGTTGATGTGCTTTCGCCAGACTTTGCTGAAGTGCTGACCCCTGGTACGGACTATTCCGGGGGTAAAGAGTTTTTCTTAGATAATCCAATATTAATCAAAACTATTCCAAGTTACGAAATTCCTACTCAGGATAATCAAATTATCGATCCTCCTGAAACGTTCTTGTTTGCCATGATGCTTTTTTACCTGGGAGTCGCTGCTGGTTATCTCAGGGATAAAGGTAGAGGTAATCGCTCCATGATGGTTCACCCGTCACAAAAAATTGCACCTCATGGAGAGTACTTTTTTTGGGCTAGACAGATAAACAATCAATGGAAAAAAACTTTAGATGCAAATGATCCAGCCCGCATAAACTTATTGGCATCTTTTAATAAAGCCTACCAAGACTTAGTGAAAACCGTAACGGACTTACCGTCGTTTGACGAACTTGTTAAGGTTCTTCCTAGAGCAATTAATCAGACAAACATTCAACAGGTAAATACAGCTGGAGGAAAAACACCGACAATTGATTGGAAAAATGAATATGCTCACATCCTCGTCGGTGGACAAGCAATGGATCGAGGCTTTACAGTCGAAGGATTGACAGTAACATATATGCCTAGAGATGCTGGTGTTGGAAATGCAGATACTATACAGCAGAGAGCGCGTTTTTTTGGATATAAACGTTCATATTTAGGATACTGTCGTGTTTTTTTGGAACAGGATGTAAAAGATGCTTTTACAACATATGTAGAGCATGAAGAGTATATACGCCAACAGTTGAAAACATATCGAGGCAAGCCGCTGTCAGAGTGGAAGCGTGCCTTTTTCTTAGATAATCCTCTCAGCAGTCCAACTAGAGGTAATGTTCTGGATTTACCCTTACTTAGAGGCGGATTTGGCAGTGATTGGTATGTACCGAACTACCCTCATGACTCAGATGAAGACGTTATTAATAAAAACCAAGTGGTTGTAGATACATTTTGGTCACAGTTAACAGCTTTGAATGAAAAGAATTTTGGAAAAATATCAGTTAACAAGCATTTATTTGCAACTGATATTTCCCTCAGAGATACATTTGAACAACTGATCATCAAGTTCCGTACAACGCATCCCAGCGATTCACAGCGATTTACTGGGCTTATGCTACAGGTACAGCGTTACTTGGAAAAAAATCCAGATGAACTCTGTGATATCTACCTCATGGACAAAGGGAACCTACGCTTAAGAACTATCACTAAAAATAAAGGTACATTGAACCTGTTTCAAGGGAGAAATTCTAAAGATCCAGACAAATATCCAGGCGATCAAAAGATTAGGGTTGAGGATAAAATAACCATTCAAATCCACAAACTTAATCTTTATGTGGAAGCAGAGGGAAGAGATATTGCCAATATGTCTGTCATTGCTATATGGGTTCCTCAAAAAATGGATTGTCAGTGGATTAGCCAAAAT contains the following coding sequences:
- a CDS encoding Z1 domain-containing protein encodes the protein MPNYSETLGMMEISIQANDSSQLWFPVIGEETQALLNHLGLPDEESRTRIQNEAIEVIRRCVPPVSLSGSKTGLVTGYVQSGKTMSFTTVAALACDNGYRMVIVIGGTKTNLFKQSNDRLKKDLRLDTRSDRKWKYFENPRGDKRQNIQSTLDTWHDPSVPEDERQIALLTVMKQSDHLQHLNKLLGNMNLEGVPVLIIDDEADQAGLNNKVNQGAMSTIYRHLIELRQLLPHHSFLQYTATPQAPLLINIVDVLSPDFAEVLTPGTDYSGGKEFFLDNPILIKTIPSYEIPTQDNQIIDPPETFLFAMMLFYLGVAAGYLRDKGRGNRSMMVHPSQKIAPHGEYFFWARQINNQWKKTLDANDPARINLLASFNKAYQDLVKTVTDLPSFDELVKVLPRAINQTNIQQVNTAGGKTPTIDWKNEYAHILVGGQAMDRGFTVEGLTVTYMPRDAGVGNADTIQQRARFFGYKRSYLGYCRVFLEQDVKDAFTTYVEHEEYIRQQLKTYRGKPLSEWKRAFFLDNPLSSPTRGNVLDLPLLRGGFGSDWYVPNYPHDSDEDVINKNQVVVDTFWSQLTALNEKNFGKISVNKHLFATDISLRDTFEQLIIKFRTTHPSDSQRFTGLMLQVQRYLEKNPDELCDIYLMDKGNLRLRTITKNKGTLNLFQGRNSKDPDKYPGDQKIRVEDKITIQIHKLNLYVEAEGRDIANMSVIAIWVPQKMDCQWISQNQGNVV